Part of the Aquarana catesbeiana isolate 2022-GZ linkage group LG06, ASM4218655v1, whole genome shotgun sequence genome is shown below.
AGGTTTCAGTGTggaatgtaaaaatattgtttctATGTTTCGTGAGTTTATGTCTTGCTTGACCAGTTTTTCTAAGTCAGATAGGTGCAATTCAATCTCATGTGCAAACTGCTGAATAGTACTCAAATTGTTTTCAAAAAGGACGACTTTCGTACTGTTCTGTGAAATGACAAGTTCTTTCTTCAAAACGTTACAAAACTCAGCTAAGAAGTCATATATAGTCTTGGCTTGAAGAGTTTTTTTATCCTGAAGAGcttgttttatttttaccaaaagacTCTCCAAAATTTTTGTTTGCAATACACAAATAGTATTTTGGCATTTATAATGCTCAGTAAGGTATTGTGAGATCCATCTTTTCATGAAATATTCATAGCTGTTGATGTATTCTGCATATTTTTCAGGAGAGCCATCATTAAGCAATGTATTGAGCACCTCTCGTTGTAAGATTTTCCGACTCTTGAATTCCCGAGGGCCGTTTTTCTGGAGAATGTCATCTACGATCTCTTTGCCAAGGCACCTGTTGATGTGGTCCAGGATGGCTGGTGTTAAAGACACCATACAGAATTGTTTAGCCCTTCTTTGACATTCATTCCTTGTTTCAAACATGTTGATGAACGTGTCGAAGTATTGAGGTTTCATCTCCTCTAGGTAGCTTTGTGGATCATTACGCCGGACAAACTCTTCATGCATTCTCTGAAACATCACGACCGCATTTCCTAAAACCCAAAGCTTAAGGTCCAGCTCAAACAATTTGGTTGTCCGAAGATTTTCAAATTTATGCTGGTTCAggttattatttatcattttcagcAGTTCCTGAGAATACACTTCATTAAAGTCAGTCTTTGAATTTGCAATTTCTGTTACTTTTTCTTCACATTTTCTCTGTACAGACAAGGCAAGATCTTTTGCACAATCCATTTCTCCTTTGGAATCAACTTGGAGATAGTTTCTATTAATAGAAAAGTCCTCTCCTTTATATTGATTAAGACTTTTAAGTTCATTTAGTTTTAGAATAACACTATTGTCATCACACTGCATGTCTCGTTTCAGCTGTTGAATGATTGCCAGGCCGATGTTCCGTTTTTTTAACGTTGGCGGTGGTAAAGTGTCTGTTGCTTTTCTCCATATCATCTCAAATTCTCTGTTTAACTGTTCTTCATTTACTGAGTACTCATTCTTTCTTATTTTGTCCATGATGTCTGACACActttcttctatgattccaatataTCTCTCTTGTACAGCTTGGATCTGGCATTTCTCTTTTTGAATGTTGATTGTCAGATCACATTTGTCAAGAAGACCAATTTCAAGGTTTTTCCTGAGATACTTAATGCTTTGGAAAAAATCACTTTTAAACATCTCCAAAAGATGGGCATTGTCACAATCATCCATAAAGTACTTTTCTAGAGATCTAGCCATGACCCGCTCTTCTTCGTCCAATAAACAGTTCATCTCGCTTTTTATCCTGTCCCAGGTTTTAGATCCTAACTGTTCAGATGATAGGTTAAAGATTAGAGTTTCTGTCCTTATCATCCAGTCATGGCTATTTTTCTGAAATCTCCATTCCCAGTCTGAGTACTGGATGCAAAGTTGGTTGTAGGCCTCAGTGACCAAGCGGTTTCTGAAACTGAAGACAAATTTTTCATGTTTCACTGCTTCCCACAAACTTCTCATCCACTCTGTGAACTGTCTGATATCTTGTGGTTTTTCTGACATAGACTTTAGATACATTTCTATAGACTTTTTTAGCTCCTGAACATTTTCACTGTAGCCATAGTTAACGGAAGCCATAGGTGGAATGCCATGCCACAATCCGGGAATATACCAGGAGTTACTCTCAATGTCACAGTGTATGATGTCAGAGAAGGTGTTGACTTTACTTCTGTTCTCCATTCTTGCAGATACTTTGGTCATTTCATTCAGCTGTTCGAGAAATTTTTCTCTGGCTTGGCGGTTTTTAACATGAGCGGACACGTCGCTCACGTTCTGATGCACAAAATGGCAGCTGGACTTTTTCCCTACTTCCTTCATCCGAAGAAAGGCATGGATTACGATCTGAAGTATGTCTTTCATCTCTTCTGTATTTTCCATGGCCATGTTAATTATGGTGATGTCGCTCAACCCAACTGCTACTGTCGCCAATTCATTGTCATGCTCATAACTGCCCTCAAGAGAGGCTAGTTCCATCGATTTTAACCCTTCAGTGTCAATAACCATAACATAGTCACAGCCCAGATTCTCATGAAAGTTCTCTTTTGCATCAAGGAGAGTCATGAAGGCTCCTCGTGTGCATCGACCACTAGATGTAGGTAAATGCAAGCCAAACATGGTGTTCAGAAGGGTGGACTTCCCTGTACTTTGCACTCCCAGGACAGTAACTACTCTAACTGTGCAGTTTCTCTGTGTTATGATTTCTAGCTCACTCAGGACATCGGTTATCCACGTCATGGGTATGTTGGAGGCATCTCCATCTATTAACTCCAGTGGGAACCCATTCAATAACAGATTAGCAGCTATTTTTGAGAGACtcaccactttttttttccctatagaATGTTCTACTTCATAAAACTGCCCCAACTCGCGTATAAAATGTTCAACACCTAGCGAACCATCAGCTAATTTCTGATCAATTTCCATAAAGGCCTGGGCATTTGATGCTACATCTGTCAACAGCTCTCGGTATTCATCATTTAATTTTGCAAGCTGATGTCTTCCAAGTTTGTCTAGTTGTATTTTCAGCCACTTCAGGAATACTTTTTGCTCTACTGGAGAAAAACTTTTCAGGGCATCCAGAAATTGCTTCACACCAGACGCCATCTTTTGGTTTCTTTGCTGCTTACGGAGCTGGAAATGGTCTTCCCGGAGCTGTGACTGATATTCTTCCACATCTTTGTCCTCCAGTTTTCTCATTCTACACAATTCCTTCTCAATCTTAGTCAGCTGTTTCCAAAGATCACCTTGTAGTTTCATTACATTCTTTTTATAATCCAGGACATTCTTTATCTGACTGGTGATTGTTGTTGCGGCTTCCCTTGCTTTCTTACATCCCCTAAAATTCTCATCAATATCAAAGTTTGATTCAGAAGCTCTTTGAGCAATTTGCTCTAGAGTAGGGTTTTTCATGGAATTTTCTATCAGTGCTTTCATCTTTGACTGTAGAGTCTTGACAATTTGTGTGTCGTTTACCTTTCTGCTTTTAACAATAAATTTATCTTTCTTAATGTTATGCGTTGTTGAGAAAATTTGAAGTACTTTAATAATATCACTGTTTTCAGCTTCTAaatttacaataaagaagaattgTGGGTTTTGTCTTACCAGGTTTGATAACAGATCATATTGCTTATCATTTATACTCTCAATTAACACAAACACAGCTGATGATACCCCTGATAATAAATCAAACTGTTTCAAGTGACTCTCAAGATCCCCTCTCAGGTTAATGAAGCCTACAGGTTCTGGAAAAATATCTGAGTGTCCACGTCCTGCTGGAAAATAGCAAGACATTTCCACAAGCCCATCTGAGCATAGGCGTTGGGCATTTCCACCAGGCATGTCCCTATGGACGAAATAATTTTGAATGAACTGAGGAGGACTTAACACTTGATTTAGAATCTTTGACTTTGATAAGCTGCACGTTCCCAGTCTGAAGAAAGAAAAAATGGGCATTGAAATGTTAACTAAGTGGCCTTCTTCAAACCCTGTACTGTCCACTAATGACTGTGGTTTCCACTTCTTTACAATGTCTCTCATTGCCCACAACATGAAGGTATATGATGATCTGTCATCATTGGGGAGCAGCAGAGGGAGGGCAAACTGGCACATGGACATTTTGGAGACAATCTCTTGTTGTAAGAAGGTATCTGAGTCATGAAGAACATCGCACAAGACATCCAGAGGGTTGTAGGTTTTAGAATCCATGGAATCATCAGAGTCCTCTTGGTTAAAATCAAAGCATGTGTCCATGTCTCTGTCCGGAGAACAAATGTTTCTTGCAGTGACATCTAAAGCCATGAGCTTCTTGAGAAACATCTTCTTCATTGAGTCTTGAAACAAAAGAATACAAATTTGATGTAAATAAagatagttaaagtgattgtaaagtctcgtgtttttttaaaaataacaagcatgttatacttacctcctctgtgcagttggttttgcacagagcagcccggatcctcctcttctcaggtccctcttcggtgctcctgccccctccctcctgttgagtgcccccacagcaagcagcttgctatggggcacctgagctgagtcacagtgccctgtgtccattcagacatggagccacgacccggccccaccccctctctctcttcattggctcactgatgccgtctcagccaatgaggagggagagtctcgggcagctgagacactcctgcaacatcactggatagaggcaggtctcaggtaagtgttaggggggctgaggggggctgctgcacacatatatacgactttttatcttaatgcataaaatgcatcaagataaaaaaccttctgaccttacaatcactttaaattatagAGCATGCATGCATACTTGCAAAACCATGTGTCTTGTGGCTTTCCTAATAGCTTTGCCAGCTGCTCTGCAGGCTTTACCAAGGGATCTTTTTGATCTCTTGGCTGAACCTCTACTGGTTGCACAGCTCAGAGGTTATAGGATTGCTATACCTCTCCTACATTTGCATAAGGGTGATAGAGCACAAGAGCCCAGTTCTGTGCTTCCCTTTCACATTTCATTGACAGCTGCACTCAATAAAATAATAAGGGGCTGATAAAAGAGAAGTAAAGTGGGCAGAATGGGGTCCACCCAGGTAAAGAAATTAATTCTCACAGAGCCCTTCATTTAGATGGTAGCATCACCTTCATCACCGTCCACTAATACTGAGGAGAGGTAATGGAATAGACAGCATGTGGATAATATAAAATATGGGTAaagcagaaaaacacagatttgcatGCCTGCACTGTTTTTAACtcttctaaagcagtggttctcaacattATTGAGACCAGGGCTCAGTAatttcttccaaaaccttccatacCCCAACAGTAAAAAATTAAGACTATACTCACGCGataaaagtatgggaatgcaaaacatgTATTTAAATGCTGGAAGACTCTGGGTGTTGCTGGGTGCCAATGTGGTGGGAGATGGGGGATATAGAGTGGTTTGGTAGACTTAGCAGCACACTTGGTGGCCCAGCAGTGATGCAGTTCCTGGAGGGAGCTGGGAGCCctgggaggttgggggcactgtcTAGGCTAAGGGCTCTCAGGGAGCCCTGGGGCACCGTGGGTCATTATGGAAGgttgggtggcactatgggagctggaagGCACTGTAGGAGGTTAGGTTATCTACAGCTGACTGGAGGACCAGGAGAAGAGAGGTACTAGGCaggctgagaaccactgatctagagtatGTGCATGAATAAGCAAAGAttctttagttttgctttaaagctTAACATCTGGAAAACTCAAAGTACACCCTTGAAGTGGAGCTGCACCACTGGCTGCTGACTGGCTAGTCCAGTTTGAATGTCTGTCTCTGAAGATATTCTGGGGAGGATCATGTGACCAGTATATTACCATTAGTCATGTGACCAATTACCCACATCCCGCTAtcacaacagttttttttaaaacacttctTTAATGTAATGTTACCTGTTATGTATAATGTATAAAAAGCAGGTAGCCCAATGGCGTAGTGGCTAGCACTTCAGCTTGGAAGCACTAGGGTCATTGGGTCAAACCAaaacactacctacctggagtgtGCGTGCGCTTTCCTTCAGAACaggaaagcgggtcctgagactccctggccaatcgggtctcaggacccgcttcctgattggctgggaagagaaGCGGGGatacattagcgaatattaattctctaatgtcacacaagtgggtagaCTCAGggcccaccctttttaaagccaattagagcctaatgccgtgtgcacacgggtggacttttcagcatcaaacgtccgacggtctttccgacggactttcgacgtactttcaaacgaccggacttgcccacacacgaacggactaaagtccattcgaaagtccaTTCCTTTGAACGTTATtacatacgaagggactagaataaggaagttcatagctagtagccaatagctgccctagcgtccttttgtctgtcggactagcatacagacgaaaggatttttcgactggacttgagtccgtcggaaatatttgaaacatgttccaaatctaaagtctgtctgattttcgacagaaaaagtctgctgaaggtccgatgaagcccacacatggtcggattgtccgacggattcgttccgtcggataAGTTTGGtaggaaagtccgcccgtgtacaTCAGGCATTAGGCTCCAAtcctgtgcttcaaaaaaaaaaaaaaaaaaaaaacccacattgagATCCATGTGTccgacaccctgcatgtagattgggggggggggggtatcgccCCTACGCCCTGCATGAGCGGCTGTCTCTGGTGTGATGATAGACTTTACAGGGATTGTATGTGAGAGTGAGAGAATGCTCTAGTTTTTAGGTGCACAATGCATGATATTTTCATCATAGATTTTTCTagactaaggggtctatttataaaaaataaaaataaaaaaaatcactcagCTGTCACGAATAATCACCATAATGTGTGATATTATTTTCTATGATTGTCAGctcaatctagtggccataatatggtaTTTTGCTGATTGGAGTATTTCAGGGAAATTATGGTCAGTAGATGGAGCTGCTGACCATAGGAAGTAAACATATTAGACATATTACGGGATTATTTGTGACGGATGTGCAAATGCCTGAGACATTCGTACGGTaacatttttataaatagaccctttaATATCAATAAAATGGAGCACAAaagtccagatttttttttttaattagagtggccaatattattattacaatattatcattgttattattattgttatgtgctatatttatatttttacctgGATATAGGTCGATGGCCATTATTTGATCTGATTGGCATGTAGTATGGCCATTTTCTGCTTCTGTAGCGCGGTTTCTTAAATCTTCATAGTCACCTTACAAGAGAAATCAGAATACCAGTTTGTTTTTATGTTGTTATCTTAAAGTTTAAATTTTCATTCCTTTACATCACAGCACAATGGTAACCCTAACATTTAAAAAGATATCATGGATAAAGTGTGATGGTATGACACAGCCTCTTTGTGATTTgtaagttaaagtggaccttcacacaTTAGATGCACTAGGCATCATTGCtttctaaacacccccctcccccaccaccacccccaccaccactgcaatggtggtaaaaaaaaaagtattacatttttttttaagttcaccCTGCCACCCGGCAGCCATTCTCATCTGTGCTCTAAAACCTTCTGTGGTATGCAGGTCACATATCCCAGAATTCTTCAAGTTCCATACAGTTATGactaagcaaatttttttttcatgaaacgcGTTAACCATGCTGCTGTCTCCTTGTATCCCGGGTCTGTGGTGtccttttttttgtggattttaaatcaataaagcaaatttttttctgaaAGCTTGGAGTGCGGTCAACCTTCCTTCGATATCTTCGGCCCAGCTGTCTGGACCAGGAAGAGGCAGTTGGTTCTCAATGGTGTCAGCAACAAAGATGGCGGCACGGGGCCCAGTGTGTGGCAGCGGCGTGTTGTATCACAGCAGAACAATGCTGGATTTGATGGCCAGACGAGTATGTGAATTGCGCATAACACCAGTGAAAGAGGTTAGAGGGGAAAAAAGACTTGGTGGTAGGGATGGGGGTGGAACgtctttaaccccttggagccggtGCCTTCCAGCCCTTAAAGGGGTTTAGGATGGTGGGAGGCGGGGCTGGGTTTATGATCACGCAACCgccctgattggctgtcacatgatcagaaacctccCGACTATAAGCAGCAATCAGGAGGTTTCCATTAGCTGCTGGTAACGCGTAGGGCCATATTGTGCATGCTGccggcgccaagaggttaaagaGAATACAGtgtgttttcttattgtttttatatttatgcTTTATGtttaggagcaaaaaaaaaaagtttgaattccTAAGTTACTTAGCCTGGTGGATATGTAAAGTTGCACCCTTTTTTCAGGCTGCGGGTGGTGAATGGGTGACTGCTATTTAGGAATTTCACATGACTTTATAGACTTAAATAGTAGGATCTTAAATGGCATGCTCAGATGAATGATTTTTCTCATTCAAAAGTTTTTCTTTAAGAAACATTGAATATCAACAAATACAGAATATTAGACAAAATTATTAAAGTATAATATTGAAGTACAGATGACGcaagaaaaaatgtataatagaCTTAAGTTTTCATAGTGTTAATAAAAGAAAAATGATAGATACTCAGTGTAATGTGAAGATGTTAGATAATCTTGAGTGTAAAAATTGTTTAAAACTGaagagagttaaaaaaaaactctgtaaaCCAGAGTAGGCATGAATATATCCATTTAGAGATTTTAATTTAACAAAACCTTGACCATAACTTCAAATATATGTTTATAACAAATACTGTATTGTAAGAAAAGACTGATTTTGAGAAAGATAATAGTCCTCGAAGGAACAaggaaaaagaaaatgataaaaggaAATAAGGGGAGGGGAAGACAACAGAACGCCGAAGGCAGATTTTGCATATACATTCTATTATAATCCTTGAAAGAGTATCAATCACCCTGACGAGAGTACTCGATTGCCAAAATTGTCTGGCATGTAGTATTTAATCCACGGTTTCCATGTGCTGTCATACTTCGTCAAGTGATTTTTATCTAAAGCATCCATTTTAGTATAAAAGATTGATTCATTCTAAGTTTGGTTTCTGCAATATCCACAACAGATGTTTTCCACGCATTAGCTATAGTCCGTTTTGCGGCTATCAGGAACGTGAGGAACAGCTTAAATTGTTTCTGAGTGAGACAGACTGGTTTTAAATTGAGAAGAGCTAACATTGGGTCTGGTGAAACTGAACAATCAAATAATTTTGAGATTATCGAAAAGACCTTTTTTCCAAAATGTGTGCACGATTGGACATTCTGTATAATTCTGTACCAGAGGCCAGAATTGTCTAGTGTAAATTTGGCTACTCTGGTAGGAACCAATTACTATTGTGTAAGAACTTTACagtgaggtccataaatattgggacatcgacacaattctaatctttttggctctatacaccaccacaatggatttgaaatgaaacaaacaagatgtgctttaactgcagactttcagctttaatttgagggtatttacatccaaatcaggtgaacagtgtaggaattacaacagtttgtatggacctgactgtatatgatgTCTCAACCGCCAATATATTTGTAGAAGAAGATTTGGTATTAGACCAGATATGAGACCAAATCTTGGGATcaatcaaggtctttttcccacttaGCAACATATGTAGGTAAAATTGTATTTGATTTAGTGATCAATTGGGAATAGATTAATGAAATGCGACCTTTAACATGTGGTTCTTTGAGACAAATCCTTTCAAATTGAGAAATGGTGTGTAAGTTTCCACTGGAAATGAGGAAAGGAGTATAAACATTTTTGATTTGAAGATATCTGAATATTTCGGATTGTGGGAGCCCAAAGGTCTCGCATAATTCTGGGAAAGGTCATATTGAGGTTGTTGAAGTTAAATTATATAGACAAGTAATACCAGCCTTAGACCAAGCTTTAAAATGTTCTGGGAAATGTCCAAGCTGGTTAAAAGGCCGAATTTTTGTGAAAAGATAGTAGCGGGTTATGTGAGGATTGTAAACCATGTGAGATTTTATGTCTATCCCAAATAGATAGAGAATGCctagaaattggattttttaaagCTTTACGATCTGTAGGTCGTAACCATAATAAATTGTTTATAGGAAGAGGATCGCAGTCTAAAGCTTCAATGAATACCCACATGGGAATCTCTGTAGTCGAATGATATTTCGTTAATTGTGCTATTTGAGCTGCTTTATAGTATGTTGTAAAATCTGGAAATCCCAGACCACCCAAAGATTTAGGGAGAATTAGGGTTTTCTTATGTAGCCGGGGTTTTATTTTAGGGATTTAGGGAGAACTAGGGTTTTCTTATGTAGCCGGGGTTTTATTTCCCCCCAAGTGAATAGTATTACTTTTTGTTGAATCAATCTAAGAAAATAAGCGGGAATATGGATTGGGAGtgttctaaataaatataaaaatttgggaAGTATAGTCATTTTTATAATGTTAATTTTTCCGAACCACAAAATCGGTAATGATGAGATAACTTGATAATTTGAAATATTTTTCAGTAAAGCTGGGTAATTAGCTGCAAACAAATCTGAGGGATTAGAAGTAAGTTGGATACCCAAATATGGAAGGCTACGATCTACCCATTTAACGGGTAATGAATTTTGTATAGATTGTTTTTCCATTTCGTCAAGTGAGGTATTTAGCGCTAAAGATTTTTGGTGCATTAACTTTAAGGCCTGAGATGAGTGAAAATTCATGTAGTACAACCATAAGGTTTGGGGCAGAAACTTGTGGTGAGGAcagaaaaaaggagaatgttgtcTGCAAATAAGCATATTTTGTGATGACATCCACCTAAATCAATACCCGTGATTGTAGGTTCCGTCCTAATTCTTTGTGCTAGAGGTTCAATGAGTAGTGCAAATAATAATGGAGAGAGTGGGCTTCCTTGACgcgtctctctctctgtatattaAACTCATCTGATTTGTACCCTGCATATTTAATGTAAGCTTTGGGCTCATGACATAATGCAGTAATCCATTGCAAAAAAtgtgggccaaagccccatttattGAGGGTGAAGTTCACATAAGACCATGATATcgtgtcaaatgcttttcttaATGTCTAGAGAAAGAAAAACAGGTGGGAATACGACGTATTTTAGCGGCATGTGACAAAAGTTTTGCACTTCTAACATTATCGCCAGCTTGTCGAATagggatgaaacctacttggtcaCGGTGTATAAGGTTACCTATAATTAAtataatttgggccaaaatttttaCATACAAATGTAATAAAGAAATAGGGTGGTAATTTGACCAAATTGAATCATCTGTATGTGGTCTGGGGAGCATGCAAATAATTGCAGTCAAGGTTTCCCTCCTAAAAGAATGACCTTCCAAGAGGGAATTGAAAGTATTTGTCGAAACCGGTGATAAGATAtctgcaaatgttttataataaagagCAGAAGATCCATCAGGACCAGGCCTTTTATTTAGTTTCAAAATCTTAATAACTTCAGATACCTCCTCAACAAACACAGATTCCTCCATCATTTCCAGTTGTGTTTTTGATAATGCAGGTAGAGATATACGAGAGAAAAAGATTTGCTTTAGATGGATCCAACTCATTGTCAGATGagtatacatttttaaatttaaaatttttgtaAGACTTTCAATGGGTTGTTTGTGCCTCTCTGAATATTTTAAGATGAATAGGTTTGGTTGGATTATGGCAAGATTTTAGTGCCCTGGCTAAAAGTGTATTTGGCTTATTAGCGTTCATATAAAAGTTATGTTACTAGCACTCACGGGAACAAATTTCTTTACACCAGGAAATATTCGCCGGACAAGAAATAAGAAAaccacaattgaaagatattatCATAAAAGGTAGGATAAAAACACGATTAGAATTAGAAGAAATCAACAGGTGGAAGATAAGCGAATGGAATTTTTGTCAACTAAGACATTTAG
Proteins encoded:
- the LOC141148280 gene encoding interferon-induced very large GTPase 1-like isoform X9; this encodes MERERWWLVLSPFFVLSLILAIAGLGWKRLRKPRKPKDEEAADIILDDTDLAMTKNVPPKQHWKEGKSQTEEVSELDEKKIPLISQKNNESERRSSPGTGVYPNSGNTDGDSGHRSRTRSDRNSEGSSSRSRSSSGNRRHMEQSDQPPERNSGDDVYEPDSVRRSDEEKTTLLSCTSEVKSSTGGAAVAYNRTRQSDLSSGKTLHSAEHIYGKKGLEKQNQDVIPTYVPVGSSVGSSVDMPEYDQQINTTTVFEKRQDSRRDPDRSSQIGERRFEMQNQTVIAKYVLEASSVDMPENPQQVNATNDFEMREDSREDPNKSSQRGVAVEYNITEQSDRRSSRVQYSAEHRTTPEGYEGQPPEKEVRTKVYQLDSIRHSNELDTSMSPLQSGFKSSSDGKRLFEMQNQTVIATYVSERSSVDMPEYPQQINATNDFEMRQDSREDPNKSSQRSKRTFEMQNQAATATYVSESSSVDMPENPQQANTTKDFEMRQDSREDPNKSSQRGYDGEPPEKKVCELDSTRHSSELDTSISSLQSEFKSSSDGDYEDLRNRATEAENGHTTCQSDQIMAIDLYPDSMKKMFLKKLMALDVTARNICSPDRDMDTCFDFNQEDSDDSMDSKTYNPLDVLCDVLHDSDTFLQQEIVSKMSMCQFALPLLLPNDDRSSYTFMLWAMRDIVKKWKPQSLVDSTGFEEGHLVNISMPIFSFFRLGTCSLSKSKILNQVLSPPQFIQNYFVHRDMPGGNAQRLCSDGLVEMSCYFPAGRGHSDIFPEPVGFINLRGDLESHLKQFDLLSGVSSAVFVLIESINDKQYDLLSNLVRQNPQFFFIVNLEAENSDIIKVLQIFSTTHNIKKDKFIVKSRKVNDTQIVKTLQSKMKALIENSMKNPTLEQIAQRASESNFDIDENFRGCKKAREAATTITSQIKNVLDYKKNVMKLQGDLWKQLTKIEKELCRMRKLEDKDVEEYQSQLREDHFQLRKQQRNQKMASGVKQFLDALKSFSPVEQKVFLKWLKIQLDKLGRHQLAKLNDEYRELLTDVASNAQAFMEIDQKLADGSLGVEHFIRELGQFYEVEHSIGKKKVVSLSKIAANLLLNGFPLELIDGDASNIPMTWITDVLSELEIITQRNCTVRVVTVLGVQSTGKSTLLNTMFGLHLPTSSGRCTRGAFMTLLDAKENFHENLGCDYVMVIDTEGLKSMELASLEGSYEHDNELATVAVGLSDITIINMAMENTEEMKDILQIVIHAFLRMKEVGKKSSCHFVHQNVSDVSAHVKNRQAREKFLEQLNEMTKVSARMENRSKVNTFSDIIHCDIESNSWYIPGLWHGIPPMASVNYGYSENVQELKKSIEMYLKSMSEKPQDIRQFTEWMRSLWEAVKHEKFVFSFRNRLVTEAYNQLCIQYSDWEWRFQKNSHDWMIRTETLIFNLSSEQLGSKTWDRIKSEMNCLLDEEERVMARSLEKYFMDDCDNAHLLEMFKSDFFQSIKYLRKNLEIGLLDKCDLTINIQKEKCQIQAVQERYIGIIEESVSDIMDKIRKNEYSVNEEQLNREFEMIWRKATDTLPPPTLKKRNIGLAIIQQLKRDMQCDDNSVILKLNELKSLNQYKGEDFSINRNYLQVDSKGEMDCAKDLALSVQRKCEEKVTEIANSKTDFNEVYSQELLKMINNNLNQHKFENLRTTKLFELDLKLWVLGNAVVMFQRMHEEFVRRNDPQSYLEEMKPQYFDTFINMFETRNECQRRAKQFCMVSLTPAILDHINRCLGKEIVDDILQKNGPREFKSRKILQREVLNTLLNDGSPEKYAEYINSYEYFMKRWISQYLTEHYKCQNTICVLQTKILESLLVKIKQALQDKKTLQAKTIYDFLAEFCNVLKKELVISQNSTKVVLFENNLSTIQQFAHEIELHLSDLEKLVKQDINSRNIETIFLHSTLKPQDELLRKVIGCGKQCPFCKVPCEAGGGNHKEHFASVHRPRGLAQHVNEDTKALDHSICSSNVISNKTFMNAEGKPHQYKDYQKYYPDWTIQSNTTADSSDYWKFVLIQFNKSFAKLYNANPANLPEDWQKLTREEALKSLNKTQ